In Bacillus thuringiensis, the DNA window GGATACACACCTGAAGACTTAACAAGACCAAACGTACCATTTACTAGTCCAAAAGATAAAGAAAAAACATTGCTGCGCAAAGATGCTGCAGATGCGCTTGAAAATATGTTTGAAGCGGCAAAGAAAGAAGGACTTGAACTTACAGCTGTATCTGGTTATCGTTCATACAAACGCCAAAAATCATTACATGATACATACGTTAGACGTCAAGGAAAAGCTGAAGCTGATTCTGTAAGTGCCATCCCTGGTACGAGTGAACATCAAACCGGTTTAGCAATGGATATTAGTTCAAAATCTGCTAAATTCCAATTAGAACCTATTTTTGGAGAGACAGCCGAAGGCAAATGGGTGGCAAAACATGCTCATGAATTTGGCTTTGTCATTCGCTACTTAGAAGATAAAACAGAAACAACAGAATATGCATATGAACCGTGGCATTTGCGCTACGTTGGAAATCCATACGCTACATACATATATAAACATCATTTAACATTAGAAGAAGCAATGATAGAGTGAAAGAAAAATAAGAGAGCAAATTGCTCTCTTATTTTTCTTTCACTCTATCATTGTAGTAATTTTTTCTTCCACTCTTCAGGCCACGGTTCGCCTTTTCCCGTTTTTTTCGATGCTTGAACCATCATTCCACGGCCAACTAAACAAGCTTCTCCTTCTGCATTCTTCACCATGTAATGCAAATCTAAAGAAGAATTCCCAACCGATCCCGCTTTTACATACACCTTCAACTGTTCATCAAAATATATTTGCTTAATAAAATTACATTGTAAATCTGCAACAACGATCATCGTTTCTGAGGATTCATGCGTCCATTCTTGCATAAATCCAAGTTCTTTAAACAATGCAATACGTGCTTCTTCAAAATAGGTAAAGGCAATGACATTATTTACATGCCCAAACATATCTACTTCACCAAAACGAACTTTTACAGGATTGTAAAATGAAAAACCACTTTCCCATTGCTCAAAATCTTCAATATAAGAAATTCTCTTCATTATTCTCTCTCCTTTTCGCCCTCAAAATAAACAGAATAAACAGAAAAATAAAGTTATAAATATTGCCTCTTCAACATGAAGAGGCAATATTTATTAATAGTTATTGTCGCTACCAAAGAAATCTTTGAACGATTGAATTGTTGTATCACGGTTTAATGCCGCAATTGAAGTTGTTAATGGAATACCCTTTGGGCATGATTGCACACAGTTTTGAGAGTTACCACAGTTTGCAAGTCCTCCATCCCCCATAATTGCACGTAAGCGATCTGCTTTATGCATTTCACCCGTTGGATGTGAGTTGAATAAACGAGCTTGTGATAACGGTGCTGGTCCAATAAAGTCAGATTTACTATTTACGTTTGGACATGATTCTAAGCAAACACCACATGTCATGCATTTTGAAAGCTCATAAGCCCATTGACGTTTCTTCTCAGGCATTCTTGGCCCTGGCCCTAAGTCATACGTACCATCAATTGGAATCCAAGCTTTAACACGTTTTAGAGCGTTAAACATGCGACTACGGTCAACTTGTAAGTCACGTACAACTGGGAATGTCTTCATCGGCTTTAAGCGAATTGGTTGTTCTAACTGGTCAATAAGAGCTGTACATGATTGACGTGGTTTTCCGTTAATCACCATCGAACATGCGCCACATACTTCCTCTAAACAGTTCATATCCCATGCAATCGGAGTCGTCTGGTTTCCTTTTGAATCAACAGGATTACGACGAATTTCCATCAGTGCCGAAATAATGTTCATATTTGGACGATATGGAATTTCAAACTCTTGGTCAAACTCTTGTGCATCTGGTCCATCTTGTCTCGTAATGATGAGGCGGATTGTTTTCTCAGACATGTTGCTTATCCCCCTTCTCTTCACCCTTAGCAGCTACATCATGTTTTGAGGAATAGTCACGTTTACGTGGTTTAATTAATGAAACATCCACTTCTTCGTAATGGAATGCTGGTGCTTTTCCTTCTCCCTCAAATTTCGCCATCGTAGTTTTTAAGAAGTTTGCATCATCACGATTTGGGAATTCTGGTTTGTAATGTGCTCCACGGCTTTCATTACGGTTATATGCGCCAATTGTAATAACACGTGCTAACTCAAACATATTTGCAAGTTGGCGTGTAAATGAAGCACCTTGGTTACTCCATCTCGCTGTATCGTTAATGTTAATTCGTTTGTAACGTGCCATTAACTCTTCAATTTTCGCATCAGTTTCTAGTAGCTTTTTATTTTCACGAACTACTGTAACGTTATCTGTCATCCATTCTCCAAGCTCTTTATGAAGAACATATGCATTTTCGTTACCATCAAGCGTTAAAATATTGTTAAATTTCTCTGTTTCGATTAATTCATTTTGCTCATATACAGTAGATGAAACAGCATCAGATGATTTAGAAAGACCTTTCATATACTCAATCGCGTTCGGTCCTGCTACCATACCA includes these proteins:
- a CDS encoding M15 family metallopeptidase — its product is MKKIIIISATTIVIGITSFVYFSSKSPLQNEAKAVESQQHSNHQKEEIPAFPKADHNAKKLDNDFSVVTNPESNLVLVNKHRKLPDGYTPEDLTRPNVPFTSPKDKEKTLLRKDAADALENMFEAAKKEGLELTAVSGYRSYKRQKSLHDTYVRRQGKAEADSVSAIPGTSEHQTGLAMDISSKSAKFQLEPIFGETAEGKWVAKHAHEFGFVIRYLEDKTETTEYAYEPWHLRYVGNPYATYIYKHHLTLEEAMIE
- the sdhB gene encoding succinate dehydrogenase iron-sulfur subunit — encoded protein: MSEKTIRLIITRQDGPDAQEFDQEFEIPYRPNMNIISALMEIRRNPVDSKGNQTTPIAWDMNCLEEVCGACSMVINGKPRQSCTALIDQLEQPIRLKPMKTFPVVRDLQVDRSRMFNALKRVKAWIPIDGTYDLGPGPRMPEKKRQWAYELSKCMTCGVCLESCPNVNSKSDFIGPAPLSQARLFNSHPTGEMHKADRLRAIMGDGGLANCGNSQNCVQSCPKGIPLTTSIAALNRDTTIQSFKDFFGSDNNY
- a CDS encoding acyl-CoA thioesterase; translated protein: MKRISYIEDFEQWESGFSFYNPVKVRFGEVDMFGHVNNVIAFTYFEEARIALFKELGFMQEWTHESSETMIVVADLQCNFIKQIYFDEQLKVYVKAGSVGNSSLDLHYMVKNAEGEACLVGRGMMVQASKKTGKGEPWPEEWKKKLLQ